The following coding sequences are from one Daphnia pulex isolate KAP4 chromosome 11, ASM2113471v1 window:
- the LOC124207133 gene encoding uncharacterized protein LOC124207133 isoform X3, giving the protein MKVIVILVATITVCLAVTTRRTTLKSTARITTLKPTTSKPKLTTATTRKLSVTTTKPAAVIPVFSLCRDANSSASTGKIQLNKTAPTTSTSSRTSSCVFDIVAPPGRQIQISCSVVSFDNYTSKMTFIGLPESVLPQPVANRTYYSLENTLSLYSEFVGSDGFDCKWNTVPKENTTKFYLCRHGQTSSANGTIQPIAGNSSSDTPRTRHCSFSIVAASGYHIYFYCSAINLTSSGSLIQISGATANVLVANQTYLSTPDNNVVLTSKLGNADWINCNWTTARRETKTQFKLCRDGVATGAAGTITPTGDDIRPWGGCTFVIESSPDQRIEFTCTAINLTSPGSYLEINGQIEQTPNIIPILNRTYYSDSRRNKLWISSIVSNTDWFSCKWTFTRKENSSKLQFCRDSVAGSANGTITSLKVDDPFDHSGQDRMCNLLIKAPLDQQIQISCSALDLNSSNSFLLFVVTLRQL; this is encoded by the exons ATGAAGGTGATCGTAATCCTCGTTGCGACTATAACCGTCTGTTTGGCTGTTACCACC AGGCGAACGACACTCAAATCGACTGCACGAATAACCACCTTGAAACCCACCACGTCCAAGCCAAAATTGACCACGGCAACAACTCGCAAACTGAGTGTTACCACAACTAAACCGGCCGCCGTTATTCCAGTCTTTTCACTTTGCCGCGATGCAAATTCATCCGCGTCCACTGGCAAAATTCAGCTCAACAAAACTGCGCCGACGACTTCGACCAGCTCACGCACGTCTTCGTGCGTCTTTGACATCGTCGCTCCACCCGGTCGGCAGATTCAAATCTCTTGCTCTGTCGTCTCCTTCGATAATTACACAAGCAAAATGACA tTCATTGGTTTGCCGGAAAGCGTCTTGCCACAACCCGTAGCCAACAGGACGTATTATTCTCTGGAAAACACTTTGTCGCTGTATTCTGAATTTGTCGGATCGGACGGGTTTGATTGTAAATGGAACACGGTGCCCAAGGAGAAcacaactaaattttatt tgtGTCGCCACGGACAAACCTCATCGGCTAATGGTACCATTCAACCCATAGCTGGTAATTCATCGTCAGACACACCGAGAACGAGACATTGTTCCTTCTCCATCGTGGCCGCCTCAGGATaccacatttatttttactgctcGGCCATCAATCTCACAAGCTCTGGTAGTCTTATTCAA ATTTCTGGTGCAACTGCCAATGTTCTCGTAGCAAATCAGACGTATTTATCAACTCCTGATAATAACGTGGTCCTAACGTCGAAGCTGGGCAACGCCGACTGGATCAACTGCAACTGGACGACCGCACGCAGGGAAACTAAAACCCAGTTTAAAC tttgTCGTGACGGAGTGGCGACAGGGGCAGCCGGGACCATTACACCAACCGGAGACGACATCAGGCCCTGGGGAGGATGTACGTTCGTAATTGAGTCCTCTCCCGATCAACGCATTGAGTTCACCTGCACTGCCATTAACCTCACCAGCCCTGGAAGTTACTTGGAG ATTAATGGTCAAATAGAGCAAACACCGAATATAATTCCGATATTAAATCGGACCTATTATTCTGATTCccggcgaaacaaattgtggATATCATCTATCGTGTCCAACACAGATTGGTTCAGTTGCAAGTGGACGTTCACACGAAAGGAAAATAGTTCGAAACTACAAT tttGTCGTGACAGTGTGGCTGGATCAGCCAACGGGACCATTACATCTTTAAAAGTAGATGACCCGTTTGATCATTCAGGGCAAGATAGAATGTGTAATTTGTTAATCAAGGCTCCCCTTGATCAACAGATTCAAATTTCTTGCTCTGCCCTGGACTTGAATAGCTCCAACAGTTTCTTGTTG tttgtcGTGACGCTCAGACAACTTTAG
- the LOC124207133 gene encoding uncharacterized protein LOC124207133 isoform X2: protein MTFIGLPESVLPQPVANRTYYSLENTLSLYSEFVGSDGFDCKWNTVPKENTTKFYLCRHGQTSSANGTIQPIAGNSSSDTPRTRHCSFSIVAASGYHIYFYCSAINLTSSGSLIQISGATANVLVANQTYLSTPDNNVVLTSKLGNADWINCNWTTARRETKTQFKLCRDGVATGAAGTITPTGDDIRPWGGCTFVIESSPDQRIEFTCTAINLTSPGSYLEINGQIEQTPNIIPILNRTYYSDSRRNKLWISSIVSNTDWFSCKWTFTRKENSSKLQFCRDSVAGSANGTITSLKVDDPFDHSGQDRMCNLLIKAPLDQQIQISCSALDLNSSNSFLLIFGSNENEPTFFNYYPPLLAVVSNRVYYSNPNHLVYLSSKFNSSDWMNCSWSTVPKQIIINSNFKICRDAQTTLAMGTIQPLIGNRGQKGPCFFSIKAPSNQQTEISCSILELKSPFNLVLFTGDILNGLETLIDAWLPKLTQKYYSNGNQLNVMASIGDDDWFSCKWRTVPMGNTSAKSLIQRSP from the exons ATGACA tTCATTGGTTTGCCGGAAAGCGTCTTGCCACAACCCGTAGCCAACAGGACGTATTATTCTCTGGAAAACACTTTGTCGCTGTATTCTGAATTTGTCGGATCGGACGGGTTTGATTGTAAATGGAACACGGTGCCCAAGGAGAAcacaactaaattttatt tgtGTCGCCACGGACAAACCTCATCGGCTAATGGTACCATTCAACCCATAGCTGGTAATTCATCGTCAGACACACCGAGAACGAGACATTGTTCCTTCTCCATCGTGGCCGCCTCAGGATaccacatttatttttactgctcGGCCATCAATCTCACAAGCTCTGGTAGTCTTATTCAA ATTTCTGGTGCAACTGCCAATGTTCTCGTAGCAAATCAGACGTATTTATCAACTCCTGATAATAACGTGGTCCTAACGTCGAAGCTGGGCAACGCCGACTGGATCAACTGCAACTGGACGACCGCACGCAGGGAAACTAAAACCCAGTTTAAAC tttgTCGTGACGGAGTGGCGACAGGGGCAGCCGGGACCATTACACCAACCGGAGACGACATCAGGCCCTGGGGAGGATGTACGTTCGTAATTGAGTCCTCTCCCGATCAACGCATTGAGTTCACCTGCACTGCCATTAACCTCACCAGCCCTGGAAGTTACTTGGAG ATTAATGGTCAAATAGAGCAAACACCGAATATAATTCCGATATTAAATCGGACCTATTATTCTGATTCccggcgaaacaaattgtggATATCATCTATCGTGTCCAACACAGATTGGTTCAGTTGCAAGTGGACGTTCACACGAAAGGAAAATAGTTCGAAACTACAAT tttGTCGTGACAGTGTGGCTGGATCAGCCAACGGGACCATTACATCTTTAAAAGTAGATGACCCGTTTGATCATTCAGGGCAAGATAGAATGTGTAATTTGTTAATCAAGGCTCCCCTTGATCAACAGATTCAAATTTCTTGCTCTGCCCTGGACTTGAATAGCTCCAACAGTTTCTTGTTG atttttggatcgaatgaaaatgaacccacattttttaattattatccACCCCTTCTCGCGGTCGTATCAAACCGGGTGTATTACTCGAATCCAAACCACCTTGTTTACCTGTCATCAAAATTCAACAGTAGTGATTGGATGAATTGCAGCTGGTCGACCGTACCAaagcaaataataatcaattccaattttaaaa tttgtcGTGACGCTCAGACAACTTTAGCCATGGGTACCATCCAACCCTTAATAGGCAACAGGGGGCAGAAGGGTCCGTGTTTTTTCTCAATCAAAGCGCCTTCGAATCAACAGACTGAAATTTCTTGTTCAATCCTCGAACTTAAATCTCCTTTCAATCTAGTTCTGTTCACC GGTGATATATTAAATGGATTGGAAACCCTCATCGATGCATGGCTCCCTAAATTAACCCAAAAGTATTATTCAAATGGCAATCAGTTGAATGTGATGGCTTCAATCGGCGACGATGATTGGTTCAGTTGCAAATGGAGAACCGTTCCCATGGGGAACACCTCTGCAAAATCGCTAATTCAGCGTTCGCCGTAA
- the LOC124207133 gene encoding uncharacterized protein LOC124207133 isoform X1: MKVIVILVATITVCLAVTTRRTTLKSTARITTLKPTTSKPKLTTATTRKLSVTTTKPAAVIPVFSLCRDANSSASTGKIQLNKTAPTTSTSSRTSSCVFDIVAPPGRQIQISCSVVSFDNYTSKMTFIGLPESVLPQPVANRTYYSLENTLSLYSEFVGSDGFDCKWNTVPKENTTKFYLCRHGQTSSANGTIQPIAGNSSSDTPRTRHCSFSIVAASGYHIYFYCSAINLTSSGSLIQISGATANVLVANQTYLSTPDNNVVLTSKLGNADWINCNWTTARRETKTQFKLCRDGVATGAAGTITPTGDDIRPWGGCTFVIESSPDQRIEFTCTAINLTSPGSYLEINGQIEQTPNIIPILNRTYYSDSRRNKLWISSIVSNTDWFSCKWTFTRKENSSKLQFCRDSVAGSANGTITSLKVDDPFDHSGQDRMCNLLIKAPLDQQIQISCSALDLNSSNSFLLIFGSNENEPTFFNYYPPLLAVVSNRVYYSNPNHLVYLSSKFNSSDWMNCSWSTVPKQIIINSNFKICRDAQTTLAMGTIQPLIGNRGQKGPCFFSIKAPSNQQTEISCSILELKSPFNLVLFTGDILNGLETLIDAWLPKLTQKYYSNGNQLNVMASIGDDDWFSCKWRTVPMGNTSAKSLIQRSP; encoded by the exons ATGAAGGTGATCGTAATCCTCGTTGCGACTATAACCGTCTGTTTGGCTGTTACCACC AGGCGAACGACACTCAAATCGACTGCACGAATAACCACCTTGAAACCCACCACGTCCAAGCCAAAATTGACCACGGCAACAACTCGCAAACTGAGTGTTACCACAACTAAACCGGCCGCCGTTATTCCAGTCTTTTCACTTTGCCGCGATGCAAATTCATCCGCGTCCACTGGCAAAATTCAGCTCAACAAAACTGCGCCGACGACTTCGACCAGCTCACGCACGTCTTCGTGCGTCTTTGACATCGTCGCTCCACCCGGTCGGCAGATTCAAATCTCTTGCTCTGTCGTCTCCTTCGATAATTACACAAGCAAAATGACA tTCATTGGTTTGCCGGAAAGCGTCTTGCCACAACCCGTAGCCAACAGGACGTATTATTCTCTGGAAAACACTTTGTCGCTGTATTCTGAATTTGTCGGATCGGACGGGTTTGATTGTAAATGGAACACGGTGCCCAAGGAGAAcacaactaaattttatt tgtGTCGCCACGGACAAACCTCATCGGCTAATGGTACCATTCAACCCATAGCTGGTAATTCATCGTCAGACACACCGAGAACGAGACATTGTTCCTTCTCCATCGTGGCCGCCTCAGGATaccacatttatttttactgctcGGCCATCAATCTCACAAGCTCTGGTAGTCTTATTCAA ATTTCTGGTGCAACTGCCAATGTTCTCGTAGCAAATCAGACGTATTTATCAACTCCTGATAATAACGTGGTCCTAACGTCGAAGCTGGGCAACGCCGACTGGATCAACTGCAACTGGACGACCGCACGCAGGGAAACTAAAACCCAGTTTAAAC tttgTCGTGACGGAGTGGCGACAGGGGCAGCCGGGACCATTACACCAACCGGAGACGACATCAGGCCCTGGGGAGGATGTACGTTCGTAATTGAGTCCTCTCCCGATCAACGCATTGAGTTCACCTGCACTGCCATTAACCTCACCAGCCCTGGAAGTTACTTGGAG ATTAATGGTCAAATAGAGCAAACACCGAATATAATTCCGATATTAAATCGGACCTATTATTCTGATTCccggcgaaacaaattgtggATATCATCTATCGTGTCCAACACAGATTGGTTCAGTTGCAAGTGGACGTTCACACGAAAGGAAAATAGTTCGAAACTACAAT tttGTCGTGACAGTGTGGCTGGATCAGCCAACGGGACCATTACATCTTTAAAAGTAGATGACCCGTTTGATCATTCAGGGCAAGATAGAATGTGTAATTTGTTAATCAAGGCTCCCCTTGATCAACAGATTCAAATTTCTTGCTCTGCCCTGGACTTGAATAGCTCCAACAGTTTCTTGTTG atttttggatcgaatgaaaatgaacccacattttttaattattatccACCCCTTCTCGCGGTCGTATCAAACCGGGTGTATTACTCGAATCCAAACCACCTTGTTTACCTGTCATCAAAATTCAACAGTAGTGATTGGATGAATTGCAGCTGGTCGACCGTACCAaagcaaataataatcaattccaattttaaaa tttgtcGTGACGCTCAGACAACTTTAGCCATGGGTACCATCCAACCCTTAATAGGCAACAGGGGGCAGAAGGGTCCGTGTTTTTTCTCAATCAAAGCGCCTTCGAATCAACAGACTGAAATTTCTTGTTCAATCCTCGAACTTAAATCTCCTTTCAATCTAGTTCTGTTCACC GGTGATATATTAAATGGATTGGAAACCCTCATCGATGCATGGCTCCCTAAATTAACCCAAAAGTATTATTCAAATGGCAATCAGTTGAATGTGATGGCTTCAATCGGCGACGATGATTGGTTCAGTTGCAAATGGAGAACCGTTCCCATGGGGAACACCTCTGCAAAATCGCTAATTCAGCGTTCGCCGTAA